A portion of the Drosophila sechellia strain sech25 chromosome 2R, ASM438219v1, whole genome shotgun sequence genome contains these proteins:
- the LOC6609102 gene encoding zinc finger protein 665 isoform X12 — translation MCAAQNPPPFGYTWGFADNGNRAAESVLEISPNINYTVSGESMPYLLSTDGSLAVQKDVKGLTAGGKNNVVRRMFVVNDPSFPPGTQRVITAGGASTVVKKQDNNQQVLSLDKNCDILPGISVQVQKVIQGLEDNEDSQGEAPNLKLEPGTLELSPKTELQESMHFSETDATIKKERPYSCDECGKSFLLKHHLTTHARVHTGGERPHICTHCGKSFAHKHCLNTHLLLHSTERPYQCQECKKSFTLKHHLLTHSRVHSRERPFVCQECGRAFPLKRHLVTHSKFHAGERPYVCEECGESFAQENHLIMHSRFHGSLNPFVCAECGASFPRKFQLVNHGRIHGKIPHSCTVCGKEFLQKRTLVSHMRRVHTGEQAHPCVSCGEGFLTKAELHQHVRTAHNGVNPNTSSATIIANQQQLQQAHHHQAGQQTHPQTITVVSNPGNSTLLTVSTTDANGVARPQFVCRECGSAFNSREALALHLRLHTGDKSLMTDLCALTAALPGHFLSTASLNPGTVVTANPNLVGQSPVPVQIISSTGQVMSQTTLVQAANSTHPQAVVTAVPTMPVHGQQQHLQHVAQQQQQQQQQQQQQQQHVVSVAPANKPKSHFCASCGKGFAAKHGLMQHNRRHPNGGCTVRTHVCECGKAFFQKNHLMLHQRQHLETKPAISQQQEAAAQQQLATAGEQQQVQVQIMPDGQIHGKVIKYEICRSVLPEDQQQEQADMSAE, via the exons ATGTGTGCCGCCCAGAATCCGCCGCCCTTCGGCTATACCTGGGGTTTTGCGGACAACGGCAACCGCGCCGCCGAATCGGTACTGGAGATATCGCCCAACATCAACTATACGGTCAGCGGGGAGTCG ATGCCCTATCTACTATCGACGGATGGATCATTGGCAGTTCAAAAGGATGTCAAAGGCCTTACAGCTGGCGGCAAAAATAATGTTGTTCGTCGTATGTTCGTCGTAAACGATCCTTCATTTCCGCCTGGAACACAAAG AGTTATCACTGCCGGCGGAGCATCGACGGTGGTCAAGAAGCAGGACAACAACCAGCAGGTCCTGAGCCTCGACAAGAACT GTGACATACTTCCTGGTATTTCAGTTCAAGTACAGAAAGTTATACAAGGACTGGAGGATAACGAGGACTCGCAAGGCGAAGCACCCAACCTAAAGTTGGAGCCAGGCACACTAGAGTTGTCCCCGAAGACCGAACTACAGGAATCAATGCATTTCAGCGAA ACGGACGCCACCATCAAAAAGGAACGCCCGTACAGTTGCGACGAGTGCGGCAAGTCCTTTCTGCTCAAGCATCATTTGACAACCCACGCACGCGTGCACACAGGTG GTGAACGCCCCCACATCTGCACCCATTGCGGCAAGAGCTTCGCGCACAAGCACTGTCTCAACACTCACCTGCTGCTTCACTCCACGGAGAGACCTTATCAGTGCCAGGAGTGCAAGAAGAGCTTCACCCTCAAGCACCATCTGCTGACCCATTCGCGGGTCCACAGCCGTGAGCGACCATTCGTCTGCCAGGAGTGCGGACGCGCATTTCCGCTTAAGCGACACCTGGTCACGCACAGCAAGTTCCACGCCGGCGAACGACCGTATGTTTGCGAGGAATGTGGTGAGAGCTTTGCGCAGGAAAACCACCTGATTATGCACTCGCG CTTCCACGGTTCATTGAATCCATTTGTTTGCGCCGAATGCGGAGCTTCGTTTCCACGCAAGTTCCAATTGGTTAACCACGGACGTATTCACGGCAAGATTCCCCATTCGTGCACCGTATGCGGCAAAGAGTTTCTACAAAAGCGAACGCTAGTTTCCCACATGAG GCGGGTACATACCGGCGAGCAGGCGCATCCCTGTGTCAGCTGTGGCGAGGGGTTCCTTACAAAGGCCGAACTGCACCAGCATGTGAGGACGGCGCACAATGGCGTCAATCCTAACACGAGCAGTGCCACCATCATAGCAAATCAACAG CAGCTACAGCAGGCCCATCACCACCAAGCCGGACAGCAAACGCATCCGCAGACCATAACCGTGGTGAGCAATCCGGGCAACTCCACGTTGCTGACTGTATCCACCACGGATGCCAATGGCGTGGCACGACCGCAGTTTGTGTGCCG GGAATGCGGCAGTGCTTTTAATAGCCGAGAAGCCTTGGCACTTCACTTGCGCCTTCACACTGGCGACAAGAGCCTAATGACAGATCTGTGTGCCTTGACAGCCGCGCTGCCGGGTCACTTCTTGAGCACGGCTAGCCTGAATCCGGGCACCGTGGTCACGGCCAATCCGAATCTGGTGGGTCAGAGCCCAGTGCCAGTGCAGATCATATCGTCCACCGGTCAGGTGATGTCGCAGACCACGCTGGTGCAGGCCGCCAACTCGACCCATCCACAAGCCGTGGTCACCGCGGTGCCTACGATGCCCGTGCACGGCCAACAGCAGCATCTGCAGCACGTggcccaacagcagcagcaacagcaacaacagcagcaacagcagcagcaacatgttgtCTCCGTGGCGCCGGCCAACAAACCGAAGTCGCATTTCTGCGCCAGCTGCGGCAAGGGATTCGCCGCCAAGCACGGTCTCATGCAGCACAATCGGCGTCACCCGAACGGCGGCTGCACGGTGCGCACACACGTGTGCGAGTGCGGCAAGGCCTTCTTCCAGAAGAACCACCTGATGCTGCACCAGCGCCAGCATCTGGAGACGAAGCCAGCCATATCGCAGCAACAG GAGGCCGCCGCACAGCAGCAACTGGCGACTGCcggcgagcagcagcaggtgcagGTGCAGATAATGCCTGATGGCCAGATTCACGGAAAGGTAATCAAGTACGAGATCTGTCGCAGCGTATTGCCGGAGgatcagcagcaggagcaggcggACATGAGCGCGGAGTAA
- the LOC6609102 gene encoding zinc finger protein 436 isoform X13 produces MCAAQNPPPFGYTWGFADNGNRAAESVLEISPNINYTVSGESMPYLLSTDGSLAVQKDVKGLTAGGKNNVVRRMFVVNDPSFPPGTQRVITAGGASTVVKKQDNNQQVLSLDKNFQVQKVIQGLEDNEDSQGEAPNLKLEPGTLELSPKTELQESMHFSETDATIKKERPYSCDECGKSFLLKHHLTTHARVHTGGERPHICTHCGKSFAHKHCLNTHLLLHSTERPYQCQECKKSFTLKHHLLTHSRVHSRERPFVCQECGRAFPLKRHLVTHSKFHAGERPYVCEECGESFAQENHLIMHSRFHGSLNPFVCAECGASFPRKFQLVNHGRIHGKIPHSCTVCGKEFLQKRTLVSHMRRVHTGEQAHPCVSCGEGFLTKAELHQHVRTAHNGVNPNTSSATIIANQQQLQQAHHHQAGQQTHPQTITVVSNPGNSTLLTVSTTDANGVARPQFVCRECGSAFNSREALALHLRLHTGDKSLMTDLCALTAALPGHFLSTASLNPGTVVTANPNLVGQSPVPVQIISSTGQVMSQTTLVQAANSTHPQAVVTAVPTMPVHGQQQHLQHVAQQQQQQQQQQQQQQQHVVSVAPANKPKSHFCASCGKGFAAKHGLMQHNRRHPNGGCTVRTHVCECGKAFFQKNHLMLHQRQHLETKPAISQQQEAAAQQQLATAGEQQQVQVQIMPDGQIHGKVIKYEICRSVLPEDQQQEQADMSAE; encoded by the exons ATGTGTGCCGCCCAGAATCCGCCGCCCTTCGGCTATACCTGGGGTTTTGCGGACAACGGCAACCGCGCCGCCGAATCGGTACTGGAGATATCGCCCAACATCAACTATACGGTCAGCGGGGAGTCG ATGCCCTATCTACTATCGACGGATGGATCATTGGCAGTTCAAAAGGATGTCAAAGGCCTTACAGCTGGCGGCAAAAATAATGTTGTTCGTCGTATGTTCGTCGTAAACGATCCTTCATTTCCGCCTGGAACACAAAG AGTTATCACTGCCGGCGGAGCATCGACGGTGGTCAAGAAGCAGGACAACAACCAGCAGGTCCTGAGCCTCGACAAGAACT TTCAAGTACAGAAAGTTATACAAGGACTGGAGGATAACGAGGACTCGCAAGGCGAAGCACCCAACCTAAAGTTGGAGCCAGGCACACTAGAGTTGTCCCCGAAGACCGAACTACAGGAATCAATGCATTTCAGCGAA ACGGACGCCACCATCAAAAAGGAACGCCCGTACAGTTGCGACGAGTGCGGCAAGTCCTTTCTGCTCAAGCATCATTTGACAACCCACGCACGCGTGCACACAGGTG GTGAACGCCCCCACATCTGCACCCATTGCGGCAAGAGCTTCGCGCACAAGCACTGTCTCAACACTCACCTGCTGCTTCACTCCACGGAGAGACCTTATCAGTGCCAGGAGTGCAAGAAGAGCTTCACCCTCAAGCACCATCTGCTGACCCATTCGCGGGTCCACAGCCGTGAGCGACCATTCGTCTGCCAGGAGTGCGGACGCGCATTTCCGCTTAAGCGACACCTGGTCACGCACAGCAAGTTCCACGCCGGCGAACGACCGTATGTTTGCGAGGAATGTGGTGAGAGCTTTGCGCAGGAAAACCACCTGATTATGCACTCGCG CTTCCACGGTTCATTGAATCCATTTGTTTGCGCCGAATGCGGAGCTTCGTTTCCACGCAAGTTCCAATTGGTTAACCACGGACGTATTCACGGCAAGATTCCCCATTCGTGCACCGTATGCGGCAAAGAGTTTCTACAAAAGCGAACGCTAGTTTCCCACATGAG GCGGGTACATACCGGCGAGCAGGCGCATCCCTGTGTCAGCTGTGGCGAGGGGTTCCTTACAAAGGCCGAACTGCACCAGCATGTGAGGACGGCGCACAATGGCGTCAATCCTAACACGAGCAGTGCCACCATCATAGCAAATCAACAG CAGCTACAGCAGGCCCATCACCACCAAGCCGGACAGCAAACGCATCCGCAGACCATAACCGTGGTGAGCAATCCGGGCAACTCCACGTTGCTGACTGTATCCACCACGGATGCCAATGGCGTGGCACGACCGCAGTTTGTGTGCCG GGAATGCGGCAGTGCTTTTAATAGCCGAGAAGCCTTGGCACTTCACTTGCGCCTTCACACTGGCGACAAGAGCCTAATGACAGATCTGTGTGCCTTGACAGCCGCGCTGCCGGGTCACTTCTTGAGCACGGCTAGCCTGAATCCGGGCACCGTGGTCACGGCCAATCCGAATCTGGTGGGTCAGAGCCCAGTGCCAGTGCAGATCATATCGTCCACCGGTCAGGTGATGTCGCAGACCACGCTGGTGCAGGCCGCCAACTCGACCCATCCACAAGCCGTGGTCACCGCGGTGCCTACGATGCCCGTGCACGGCCAACAGCAGCATCTGCAGCACGTggcccaacagcagcagcaacagcaacaacagcagcaacagcagcagcaacatgttgtCTCCGTGGCGCCGGCCAACAAACCGAAGTCGCATTTCTGCGCCAGCTGCGGCAAGGGATTCGCCGCCAAGCACGGTCTCATGCAGCACAATCGGCGTCACCCGAACGGCGGCTGCACGGTGCGCACACACGTGTGCGAGTGCGGCAAGGCCTTCTTCCAGAAGAACCACCTGATGCTGCACCAGCGCCAGCATCTGGAGACGAAGCCAGCCATATCGCAGCAACAG GAGGCCGCCGCACAGCAGCAACTGGCGACTGCcggcgagcagcagcaggtgcagGTGCAGATAATGCCTGATGGCCAGATTCACGGAAAGGTAATCAAGTACGAGATCTGTCGCAGCGTATTGCCGGAGgatcagcagcaggagcaggcggACATGAGCGCGGAGTAA
- the LOC6609102 gene encoding zinc finger protein 665 isoform X1 has product MCAAQNPPPFGYTWGFADNGNRAAESVLEISPNINYTVSGESMPYLLSTDGSLAVQKDVKGLTAGGKNNVVRRMFVVNDPSFPPGTQRVITAGGASTVVKKQDNNQQVLSLDKNYLLVDPATAAAAAAAAGGDSGLAHHHTLTNGSIVDAKTGQTVLTAGSAAAKSHFSSIGALHLTQEECNEILIKRAIAAGHHQTHTITAADGSHHHASGGTPSFCSVGGATTLLGDILPGISVQVQKVIQGLEDNEDSQGEAPNLKLEPGTLELSPKTELQESMHFSETDATIKKERPYSCDECGKSFLLKHHLTTHARVHTGGERPHICTHCGKSFAHKHCLNTHLLLHSTERPYQCQECKKSFTLKHHLLTHSRVHSRERPFVCQECGRAFPLKRHLVTHSKFHAGERPYVCEECGESFAQENHLIMHSRFHGSLNPFVCAECGASFPRKFQLVNHGRIHGKIPHSCTVCGKEFLQKRTLVSHMRRVHTGEQAHPCVSCGEGFLTKAELHQHVRTAHNGVNPNTSSATIIANQQQLQQAHHHQAGQQTHPQTITVVSNPGNSTLLTVSTTDANGVARPQFVCRECGSAFNSREALALHLRLHTGDKSLMTDLCALTAALPGHFLSTASLNPGTVVTANPNLVGQSPVPVQIISSTGQVMSQTTLVQAANSTHPQAVVTAVPTMPVHGQQQHLQHVAQQQQQQQQQQQQQQQHVVSVAPANKPKSHFCASCGKGFAAKHGLMQHNRRHPNGGCTVRTHVCECGKAFFQKNHLMLHQRQHLETKPAISQQQEAAAQQQLATAGEQQQVQVQIMPDGQIHGKVIKYEICRSVLPEDQQQEQADMSAE; this is encoded by the exons ATGTGTGCCGCCCAGAATCCGCCGCCCTTCGGCTATACCTGGGGTTTTGCGGACAACGGCAACCGCGCCGCCGAATCGGTACTGGAGATATCGCCCAACATCAACTATACGGTCAGCGGGGAGTCG ATGCCCTATCTACTATCGACGGATGGATCATTGGCAGTTCAAAAGGATGTCAAAGGCCTTACAGCTGGCGGCAAAAATAATGTTGTTCGTCGTATGTTCGTCGTAAACGATCCTTCATTTCCGCCTGGAACACAAAG AGTTATCACTGCCGGCGGAGCATCGACGGTGGTCAAGAAGCAGGACAACAACCAGCAGGTCCTGAGCCTCGACAAGAACT ATCTGCTGGTGGATCCGGCCAcggccgcagcagcagcagccgctgcTGGTGGGGATTCGGGTCTCGCCCACCACCATACGTTGACCAATGGCAGCATTGTTGATGCGAAGACCGGACAGACGGTGCTAACCGCCGGATCTGCGGCGGCCAAGTCGCACTTCAGCTCGATCGGAGCACTGCATCTTACGCAAGAGGAGTGCAACGAGATCCTGATCAAGCGCGCCATCGCTGCCGGCCACCATCAGACGCACACGATCACCGCTGCCGATGGATCCCATCACCATGCGTCCGGCGGGACACCAA GCTTTTGTTCCGTTGGCGGTGCAACAACACTCTTAGGTGACATACTTCCTGGTATTTCAGTTCAAGTACAGAAAGTTATACAAGGACTGGAGGATAACGAGGACTCGCAAGGCGAAGCACCCAACCTAAAGTTGGAGCCAGGCACACTAGAGTTGTCCCCGAAGACCGAACTACAGGAATCAATGCATTTCAGCGAA ACGGACGCCACCATCAAAAAGGAACGCCCGTACAGTTGCGACGAGTGCGGCAAGTCCTTTCTGCTCAAGCATCATTTGACAACCCACGCACGCGTGCACACAGGTG GTGAACGCCCCCACATCTGCACCCATTGCGGCAAGAGCTTCGCGCACAAGCACTGTCTCAACACTCACCTGCTGCTTCACTCCACGGAGAGACCTTATCAGTGCCAGGAGTGCAAGAAGAGCTTCACCCTCAAGCACCATCTGCTGACCCATTCGCGGGTCCACAGCCGTGAGCGACCATTCGTCTGCCAGGAGTGCGGACGCGCATTTCCGCTTAAGCGACACCTGGTCACGCACAGCAAGTTCCACGCCGGCGAACGACCGTATGTTTGCGAGGAATGTGGTGAGAGCTTTGCGCAGGAAAACCACCTGATTATGCACTCGCG CTTCCACGGTTCATTGAATCCATTTGTTTGCGCCGAATGCGGAGCTTCGTTTCCACGCAAGTTCCAATTGGTTAACCACGGACGTATTCACGGCAAGATTCCCCATTCGTGCACCGTATGCGGCAAAGAGTTTCTACAAAAGCGAACGCTAGTTTCCCACATGAG GCGGGTACATACCGGCGAGCAGGCGCATCCCTGTGTCAGCTGTGGCGAGGGGTTCCTTACAAAGGCCGAACTGCACCAGCATGTGAGGACGGCGCACAATGGCGTCAATCCTAACACGAGCAGTGCCACCATCATAGCAAATCAACAG CAGCTACAGCAGGCCCATCACCACCAAGCCGGACAGCAAACGCATCCGCAGACCATAACCGTGGTGAGCAATCCGGGCAACTCCACGTTGCTGACTGTATCCACCACGGATGCCAATGGCGTGGCACGACCGCAGTTTGTGTGCCG GGAATGCGGCAGTGCTTTTAATAGCCGAGAAGCCTTGGCACTTCACTTGCGCCTTCACACTGGCGACAAGAGCCTAATGACAGATCTGTGTGCCTTGACAGCCGCGCTGCCGGGTCACTTCTTGAGCACGGCTAGCCTGAATCCGGGCACCGTGGTCACGGCCAATCCGAATCTGGTGGGTCAGAGCCCAGTGCCAGTGCAGATCATATCGTCCACCGGTCAGGTGATGTCGCAGACCACGCTGGTGCAGGCCGCCAACTCGACCCATCCACAAGCCGTGGTCACCGCGGTGCCTACGATGCCCGTGCACGGCCAACAGCAGCATCTGCAGCACGTggcccaacagcagcagcaacagcaacaacagcagcaacagcagcagcaacatgttgtCTCCGTGGCGCCGGCCAACAAACCGAAGTCGCATTTCTGCGCCAGCTGCGGCAAGGGATTCGCCGCCAAGCACGGTCTCATGCAGCACAATCGGCGTCACCCGAACGGCGGCTGCACGGTGCGCACACACGTGTGCGAGTGCGGCAAGGCCTTCTTCCAGAAGAACCACCTGATGCTGCACCAGCGCCAGCATCTGGAGACGAAGCCAGCCATATCGCAGCAACAG GAGGCCGCCGCACAGCAGCAACTGGCGACTGCcggcgagcagcagcaggtgcagGTGCAGATAATGCCTGATGGCCAGATTCACGGAAAGGTAATCAAGTACGAGATCTGTCGCAGCGTATTGCCGGAGgatcagcagcaggagcaggcggACATGAGCGCGGAGTAA
- the LOC6609102 gene encoding zinc finger protein 665 isoform X3 — protein MCAAQNPPPFGYTWGFADNGNRAAESVLEISPNINYTVSGESMPYLLSTDGSLAVQKDVKGLTAGGKNNVVRRMFVVNDPSFPPGTQRVITAGGASTVVKKQDNNQQVLSLDKNYLLVDPATAAAAAAAAGGDSGLAHHHTLTNGSIVDAKTGQTVLTAGSAAAKSHFSSIGALHLTQEECNEILIKRAIAAGHHQTHTITAADGSHHHASGGTPSFCSVGGATTLLGDILPGISVQVQKVIQGLEDNEDSQGEAPNLKLEPGTLELSPKTELQESMHFSETDATIKKERPYSCDECGKSFLLKHHLTTHARVHTGGERPHICTHCGKSFAHKHCLNTHLLLHSTERPYQCQECKKSFTLKHHLLTHSRVHSRERPFVCQECGRAFPLKRHLVTHSKFHAGERPYVCEECGESFAQENHLIMHSRFHGSLNPFVCAECGASFPRKFQLVNHGRIHGKIPHSCTVCGKEFLQKRTLVSHMRRVHTGEQAHPCVSCGEGFLTKAELHQHVRTAHNGVNPNTSSATIIANQQLQQAHHHQAGQQTHPQTITVVSNPGNSTLLTVSTTDANGVARPQFVCRECGSAFNSREALALHLRLHTGDKSLMTDLCALTAALPGHFLSTASLNPGTVVTANPNLVGQSPVPVQIISSTGQVMSQTTLVQAANSTHPQAVVTAVPTMPVHGQQQHLQHVAQQQQQQQQQQQQQQQHVVSVAPANKPKSHFCASCGKGFAAKHGLMQHNRRHPNGGCTVRTHVCECGKAFFQKNHLMLHQRQHLETKPAISQQQEAAAQQQLATAGEQQQVQVQIMPDGQIHGKVIKYEICRSVLPEDQQQEQADMSAE, from the exons ATGTGTGCCGCCCAGAATCCGCCGCCCTTCGGCTATACCTGGGGTTTTGCGGACAACGGCAACCGCGCCGCCGAATCGGTACTGGAGATATCGCCCAACATCAACTATACGGTCAGCGGGGAGTCG ATGCCCTATCTACTATCGACGGATGGATCATTGGCAGTTCAAAAGGATGTCAAAGGCCTTACAGCTGGCGGCAAAAATAATGTTGTTCGTCGTATGTTCGTCGTAAACGATCCTTCATTTCCGCCTGGAACACAAAG AGTTATCACTGCCGGCGGAGCATCGACGGTGGTCAAGAAGCAGGACAACAACCAGCAGGTCCTGAGCCTCGACAAGAACT ATCTGCTGGTGGATCCGGCCAcggccgcagcagcagcagccgctgcTGGTGGGGATTCGGGTCTCGCCCACCACCATACGTTGACCAATGGCAGCATTGTTGATGCGAAGACCGGACAGACGGTGCTAACCGCCGGATCTGCGGCGGCCAAGTCGCACTTCAGCTCGATCGGAGCACTGCATCTTACGCAAGAGGAGTGCAACGAGATCCTGATCAAGCGCGCCATCGCTGCCGGCCACCATCAGACGCACACGATCACCGCTGCCGATGGATCCCATCACCATGCGTCCGGCGGGACACCAA GCTTTTGTTCCGTTGGCGGTGCAACAACACTCTTAGGTGACATACTTCCTGGTATTTCAGTTCAAGTACAGAAAGTTATACAAGGACTGGAGGATAACGAGGACTCGCAAGGCGAAGCACCCAACCTAAAGTTGGAGCCAGGCACACTAGAGTTGTCCCCGAAGACCGAACTACAGGAATCAATGCATTTCAGCGAA ACGGACGCCACCATCAAAAAGGAACGCCCGTACAGTTGCGACGAGTGCGGCAAGTCCTTTCTGCTCAAGCATCATTTGACAACCCACGCACGCGTGCACACAGGTG GTGAACGCCCCCACATCTGCACCCATTGCGGCAAGAGCTTCGCGCACAAGCACTGTCTCAACACTCACCTGCTGCTTCACTCCACGGAGAGACCTTATCAGTGCCAGGAGTGCAAGAAGAGCTTCACCCTCAAGCACCATCTGCTGACCCATTCGCGGGTCCACAGCCGTGAGCGACCATTCGTCTGCCAGGAGTGCGGACGCGCATTTCCGCTTAAGCGACACCTGGTCACGCACAGCAAGTTCCACGCCGGCGAACGACCGTATGTTTGCGAGGAATGTGGTGAGAGCTTTGCGCAGGAAAACCACCTGATTATGCACTCGCG CTTCCACGGTTCATTGAATCCATTTGTTTGCGCCGAATGCGGAGCTTCGTTTCCACGCAAGTTCCAATTGGTTAACCACGGACGTATTCACGGCAAGATTCCCCATTCGTGCACCGTATGCGGCAAAGAGTTTCTACAAAAGCGAACGCTAGTTTCCCACATGAG GCGGGTACATACCGGCGAGCAGGCGCATCCCTGTGTCAGCTGTGGCGAGGGGTTCCTTACAAAGGCCGAACTGCACCAGCATGTGAGGACGGCGCACAATGGCGTCAATCCTAACACGAGCAGTGCCACCATCATAGCAAATCAACAG CTACAGCAGGCCCATCACCACCAAGCCGGACAGCAAACGCATCCGCAGACCATAACCGTGGTGAGCAATCCGGGCAACTCCACGTTGCTGACTGTATCCACCACGGATGCCAATGGCGTGGCACGACCGCAGTTTGTGTGCCG GGAATGCGGCAGTGCTTTTAATAGCCGAGAAGCCTTGGCACTTCACTTGCGCCTTCACACTGGCGACAAGAGCCTAATGACAGATCTGTGTGCCTTGACAGCCGCGCTGCCGGGTCACTTCTTGAGCACGGCTAGCCTGAATCCGGGCACCGTGGTCACGGCCAATCCGAATCTGGTGGGTCAGAGCCCAGTGCCAGTGCAGATCATATCGTCCACCGGTCAGGTGATGTCGCAGACCACGCTGGTGCAGGCCGCCAACTCGACCCATCCACAAGCCGTGGTCACCGCGGTGCCTACGATGCCCGTGCACGGCCAACAGCAGCATCTGCAGCACGTggcccaacagcagcagcaacagcaacaacagcagcaacagcagcagcaacatgttgtCTCCGTGGCGCCGGCCAACAAACCGAAGTCGCATTTCTGCGCCAGCTGCGGCAAGGGATTCGCCGCCAAGCACGGTCTCATGCAGCACAATCGGCGTCACCCGAACGGCGGCTGCACGGTGCGCACACACGTGTGCGAGTGCGGCAAGGCCTTCTTCCAGAAGAACCACCTGATGCTGCACCAGCGCCAGCATCTGGAGACGAAGCCAGCCATATCGCAGCAACAG GAGGCCGCCGCACAGCAGCAACTGGCGACTGCcggcgagcagcagcaggtgcagGTGCAGATAATGCCTGATGGCCAGATTCACGGAAAGGTAATCAAGTACGAGATCTGTCGCAGCGTATTGCCGGAGgatcagcagcaggagcaggcggACATGAGCGCGGAGTAA